AAGCCAAAACCTTAAGGACCAGATGATGTGCCATGTCCTGCTCCAGCGGGTCGGAGCGATCGGCCCCAGGGGTGGACAAGGCTTGTGCCCCAGGCTGTGCTGTGCATTGCTGTTAGAGCAAGGCTCCTGACTACGTGAAACTGGCTAAAATGCAGCCCCTTGTGACAACAAAGCTGCCAGTTACATCCCCCCCGAGGTTCTGCCAAGGGAGTGAATTCAAATTCAGGATTTGAATGACAGCCTGACTGATTAATTCAGCTCAGAGGCCAGACTGCCTCTTCCCAGCAGAGTATTGGTATCTGAATCCCTGGGGTGGCTAATTTAAAACCCTCCTCATTAAGAAAAGCACTTGGGAACGGTGGTTTGAAGATGACAGAACCAGAGCTTGAGAGGAACATGTTTAACTCCTTGAATACAGACCCCATGTACTGTTAACCTCCTGCTAGCAGCTGTTTTACATTGTAAACCGAATCCACTGTGAATTGTTTCACAGGAATAATTCTATCGGTAAAGACCCGCTCTGAACAACAAGTGTCCAAGCTAAAGCAAGCAAACATGAAACTTGCAACAAAGGTTGAACAACTGGAACGCAGCTGTGTAGAGAAggtaagaaaacacttttcatttAAGCAAGGTTTACCCACTGGCTGCTCCCCAGGACAAGCTGGCCTGGGATCCTTTTGCAAGGTTGCCACTGCCAGCTTGGTTTCTTCATCAGAAAGCTGTGTGGTAAGCTGGGCTGAAGAACCACAGCCTTGCCTGTTCTGCCTGTGCTTCCCTTAGCTGCTTGCTGCAAAGGGATGATGGCTACTTCTGTCCTACTTACTTTAGCCAGGTTGTCCTGTCTTACTGCAGCATGAGATATGTTTCAGCAGTGGGAAAATCTGTGGGAACCTGGGAAACTATTTTAAGGTAAGAGCTATATTAATGATTTGACTTTCATCTCTAACAGGAGCAAGAAATTGAGAAGCTTAACAAGATATTGAAACAGCATGGACTTGTCAGCGAGCAAAAATAGGAGGCCAGTTTTCTGAGGTGGGGAAGTCTGCCCTGCAGAGTGCAGTGTTGAAATCTACCAGTTTGACCTGAAaggttttcctgtctctttgctttctcttgtaTAGTGTTGTctataaacatttttctatttgacCACACTTTGATTAGATCTTGGGATTGCAAAAATAGTTTTGCTGGGAAATTAATCATGCGTACTCCCTGGAAACAGTGATTTCATAAGACCTGTCTTATACAGTTGTACAGgcaaaactgcaaaataatttaataaagacACATCTTCACAAGCTATACAATGCCTGGAAGTAccacttattttaaataatttcatttttctgtgataaTGTCCTTTGTTTGCAACATATTGTAGAAACTTGCAGTACAAATGATAAGAACCCAGCCTGAAGAGGTCTTTTCTTCTCTACAAGCTGACTGTTCATCATTAGTACATCTCTTCTTTGCCAACCATTCTTTTCATATTGTTGGTAGCTTCCTCATTTCTGTTGCTGCTTGTGCCACGTTGTTATTTATATAACATTCATTTCAAAAATACCAATATACTGCTCCTTTAGTTGACAATCAAATCAGCACCAAAATAGAGGCAAACGTGTGCCATCTTATGTCAAACAATGCCTTGTTCTCAACATCAGATTTGAGTTCAGATACTGCATTCTCTCATCTCTTCTTCCATTTTAAGTGTTCATTTGCAGCCTGCTGGGCTATAAAGTTCTTTGTTTCCACAGTTCATAAATCAACACattaaaagaattagaatatataAGAACAGATGTAGGCAAGTGGACTGCTGGGAACAGTTAGACTCCAGAAAAGCCATTAGAAAGCATATTCTAAAGGACCAGGCTGGTGTTTGAACACAACGTGAACTCTCAGGTACTAGAAGGTCCCTGTGGAGAGACTATTTTATAGTTGAAGAGTAGATTCAATAAGTGGGAATTTTGAAAGGTGTTGACTGTAGCAGGCATCTCCAATTGATTTCAGCCAGAGTCAGCTGGAAGGGTCATTGAGCTTTTCTGAAAGCATCACTTAACTgtttggatttttaaagaaaggtaatTAATTAGTGGTTTGGGAAAAATAGCTAGAAATAGGTGGCTTATTCATCTATGGAAACAGATAAAGCAGAGGCCTTATCTAATAGCACATGATTACTTTAATTGACAATTTAGCTCTGCTTTTCACAGAATAATGAAACCTAGTTTCCTATGGAGCTGTACTGTGTACCTgtgctcttcccttccctttctgcctcCACACTGCTAGGCAGGCAGCTCAGACTAGTGCCAGTTTAGAGCATCCAATGTGCTGGAAGGCTGGTGGCTGTACATGTGCTGACTGGCTAGCTAGAGCCACCATCAAGTTCAtactgcaaactttttttttcctctcagcagAGGCATAATTGGGAACTTTCCAattaatgtgggttttttctgctgtaaagCTTTTGAGAACCCTCACATGGGCTTACCCTTTCTCTCTTGGCCAATTCTAACCCAGTGTGTCTACAATTTAGAAGAAACTGATGGCCCATCACAGTGACTGGATAAACCTCACTTTGTTAGGAAATGGACTAAAAATCAGAGAAAGTAgaaatatggctttttttttttttaatgcatacttACCTTagacaaatggaaagaaaaaatcaaagGGTAACTTGGCATTAATGGTGGGCCAAGCTTTATAGCCTGGCTCTGCAGGTGAAGAAATATCAGTGAAAACAACAGAACTTATTATAGGAATAGTCCTTTCCCTTCCTGAGGGAAGCTgcaatgaaaatacaaatggtCATTAGCTTCAGTCTTCTCTTTGTATGACTACTTTGTTTGGACTGGGTTATATTTCCCACTGTTATTTGTAGTaaggtgttggggtttttggtttttttcatatacaGTTCCACATTTCTTTTCATGAATGATGTATAGATTTTTACTGAAGTGTGTTTTGGCAAGCAGCCCACAGTTGTGTTTGAGTTGGAAAAGAAACTGTTGTGTGCAATACATTCTAATATGAAGTGTTACCTTTATCTAAAGAGATTAACTGGGTCACTGTCGCACAGCTGATACCTAAGcaaaacaaaccattttttaatcttaaatccTATAATTTGATTACATACCTGCTTTGCTGTGGCAGTAGTGATTGTTGCTGTAACATTCACTATTCTGGCTTGTGGATTGACTAGGGATCCATATTTAGTCCACTTCACTTCTATTTCAAGAGATACTGGTATTTGGCATGAGCTCTGAAAAGTGTTATAAATTCTCTCATTGTCTGACTGTACAAGAGTGACCACATTAATTATTCATCTTATTAAACTGGCAGAATGCCCCCAGAAAGCTCACTCCAGGAGGTTACCAGAGCAATTGTGCCATGCCTGTGCCCTGGactgctgcctgtgcaggcagcacaggTGCTTGCAGCCTTGGCTCAGGGCTGTCCCTGCAGTTTCTCCATAGGTGACAAACCGACTCTGTAACTGCACTTCAAGCAGGACTTTGGCTCTTAGTGATAGTGCTGAGCTGGCTCTTTTTAGTAGGAAGACTTATTTCAGTAATACTGCTGGGACAGTAGAAAATCATCCTTAACTCTGCCAGGGCAGAATTTTGAAGCCTACAATCTTAATTATTTTTAGGTACTGTCAGGTTTCTGGTTACAGAAATAATTCACTGTTTAGTTGCAAAAACATGCAAGAAACCTATATACAAGCTGTCATTGAGGGGGTGCTGTCATTCAGCATGTGCCAAGCAGCACCGCCTACCACCAATAGCAGGGACTGCACTGCATCGGGAAGAGAAGGGCTAGTCAGAAGAAGTTGCGAATAAATGTGGTGTTTGGCTCGTGATTTCTGTGCTTTAAAGGATTCTTGCTATCTTACTCGAACCTGGTGTAAAAGCACCAAGTAGAAACACTGATTCTGTTACTTCACTCTTTCAACCTTACCAGTTGTGTGCTTCATTCCATCTAAACAGCAAGAGACTAAATTGTGGCTAGAACTGGGTTGTTTTGTACCTAACGTGTTGTCCTGATCCATAACCGAGATGCCTGGATACCAGCCTGATTAAAAGTAAACTCTGTCCTCACAGCAAGAGTGAAACCCCTTGGTTTTTAATATTCCAGGAGGACTTTCCTCCagtttgtttctgaatttttttttccccataggtCTAGGAAGCCTAAGCTGATGCTGCAGTACAGGTACAGATCTTGGGAGAGAGGACAGTGAGAGTGAAGAGAGTGGTGGTAGTGGTGTAACTTTCACCTGTTCTGAGGTGTGGAGGTGAGTTATTGGCACCCAGTCGAGCACATCCTGGGCTTGAGAATTTCCAAATGAGGCCACATATTCAGGAAAGCTTTGTCCCTTCAGTAAATCTAAGAGGGTCTGAGTCAAGGGCTGGCATTTCATATCTGCTGtaattcttccaggaaaaaaaaagatgagttaaAGCAAAATCCATTGGTTTGGCACAGTAataatttctccttcctctcGTGCACTGTTCAAGCCTTCTGGCTACCATTGCTAATGTACACAATCTTTTCAAGAGAAAgaccatttttaattaaatgacatTTCTAATAATTAAATGCTCTATTCCCAATACTCCTACAGCTGTATAAATGTCCCAGGACCTGAACAGATCCTAATGGAAAGGGTTGTCAGAGGGttaaaagcactaaaaaaaaaaaaagtcctcttaCCGTAACTTACAGCCTGATATCATGTTATAACCAAATAATATTGGGGTTCTGGTTCCCTGTGCTGCCAGACAATCCTGGTTGGATGTACTTTGCAGAATGGTAAGTTGACTGTATTTGTTAGTATTCTGAATGATGCCAGATGTAACACACAGTTAAAGGAAAGTTCAATCCTAGATGTATATCATGAAGAAAGAATCCTTAATCATATCcttaaaatatatctgaaaatgcTATAATAGCTTAAGACTCCCTTGCACTGTGAAGAAGCACTGGAGCATACAATGAAGGTCTAAATCTACCTCACTAAAAAGTCCCAGAGGATTGCACTGAGGACCAAGTCACTCACTACTTCTAAAACATAGCCAAAAAAGCACACTTTTACTTTTGGTAAagaacatatatattttatagatGTCCATGCTAGAAAGTGTTTGTGAAGATGGACCAGAACAAGTGCTGCAAACAAAATTTCAACCGGGAAAGGATATCCTTGTGGCCGGAAGCCTGCTCTTATGGGCAGTCCAACAACATAACCAGGATTACCACTGAGAGGAACTGGCTTTGTATTTACCTACAATGCAAGTGTACAGTATTAGTTCTTATCCTGCACTGAAATAGTTGGAAAACACAGAAGTATTTCACTTATTTTAGGATTATTAACTGCCTTGAACAATGATAGTAGTTAAGGCTGCTCTGTAAGATTATAACAGCTCTCTAACAGAGCAGGCTTTGCTTTCACTGGATACAGAGTCACAAGATGACTCTTCTAAATGTGAAAAACAGACTTTGGAGACCTTTATTGCCCAGTTCTGAAATGCTGCCTCATTTGTGTATCCAGGGCAAGTTACATTTTACCTTGCTGCTAACAATTGTTCTGATTCAAGTTAGTAAGTTTTGTAATTAAATGTCTTTCAACAAGTCATCCATAACATCTCTAGCAGTTACCTGAGTAAAGCTGATTTCAAAGCTCTGCTGTATTGAAAGTACTTCTTTGTTAATTGCCCCCAAGACAAAAGAAGCAGCTGCTTCTATTATTTCTCCTGCATCTGTGTATGTAATGTGATAACTCAcctgaaaattaaacattttagctATTAGAACAAATACATAAGAGTATGAAACtagaaaaatggaatttaaaactATGTAaggattgttttctttcttccttgcttgAGAAACACTCAGCTACATGGTAGAGATATACTATATCCTCTAGAGGCTGGAGCCTCTTCAAAACTGACTTCTTGATCTAAGCATAAGCCCAATGTTCATCTATTTAAGACAGAAAGATGAGACGATGTGTACTGTGTATTCTTCTGTGTCTGCCACCACTGTGCATGAAGTCATCTTCTCCAAGCATAATGTAGATTCTAAACTCATGTTATTGTCTGTTATGTCATATACACACAGTACTAATAGAAAAGGATTTTATCCTGTCTCCATGTTATGTTGCATATAGTTATTATTTTGTTGCAAAACATTCTCTTTTATCCCAAAGTCAGTTCTTCTCCTGTTGCATTTGCTTTGGAGATGTCACAATATATGGAAACTGTGCAAGGCCTTTCTCACATCTTTGCAATTTGTGAATCAGAAGTGATTTGATGCATACAGGCTTTCCATCAAACGtgaggaggaaaagaagtcaTACCTACCCCAAAAACTATATTTATGCACAGTTCATCCAAAATCAAAGGGAGCCTGAGGACATCACTACCATTAAGTAAAGTCCGCATTCCATTCAGAGACTGGACAACTATGGACTGGACAGTAATGTTAACCTGAAAAACAAATTCATATCATTTCTGAATTTTGTCTGtaattatttttggctttttctgtATCATCATATTTGTGACTGTTCAGGGTTCTGTTCCACAGGGAGAGCAGTCAATCCTCTGAACAATGGCTATGTTAGATGTATTGCTGAAGTTCAACAAAAGGTTCTATTTTTAAGTAACTAAAGTTAGCTAAGAGAGTCTGGAGTTGGGGGGAATGCGTCAGGCTTAAATGTTTGCAGGTAGCATATTATCTTGGAGTTGCTAAGTATCATTACCAATAGAAAATTAtagaaatttttaaatttaaagattaAGGATGAAGTCCCTGTTCTGATGAAGTCAGTGAAAAACTCCCACTGACTATAACCGAGTAAGAACCTTGCCCCCAGCTCTTCCAACTAAGTTAGAAGGATACTTACCATCTGACTTGATTTGGGCACCTAGAGAAGAATAAAAGAACAAATTCAAACAGCAGCAAAGGTATGACCTATTACAAGTCGCAGTTAAGTAAAGCAGTTAAAGCTTAACTGCTTTGCCTATTTAACTCTAGCATTACAATAATTTTTACATTGTGGAAGTGATTGGATATACACTACAGTATCCAGGTAGTGTGAAAATAGTAGGCAAAAATCTTATAGTCCAATCCTCTTCTTCCCCTGACAGTAACTGGAAAATTTCTTAGTGACTTCCATCAGTTTTCCATCAGGCCTAGCTTAGGCTATGTTCCCAATAAACATACGGTACATTCAATAAGTAGTAGATGAATCTAGGGTCTCACTTGGACACTCTATTTGCAACTCAGAActaagaaacactgaaaaagatTACTTGCATTGGAAAAGTGGCCTGAAAAAGGCATCTCAGTTTGGCATGACTGTTGCTGTGCATCATAGTGTTTGACCTATTGAGGGCATCAGAGAACATTGTTCCTATTGCAGATCCATGCAAAAACACTTGTAACTATTCATAGTCTGCCAGTTTAGGAAGTCTGCCAGGCTGTTCGTACCCAAAGATATGAAGAGCTTTTGTTGTCCCGTTCTGATGGTAATGAGTCCATAATTTCATCATCTCTAAACAAAGAAATGAGATGCAAGTATCCCTCTTGTTATACAGCATGTGGATAGGCACCATTGCCCCACTGGAAAATTTCCACCAAATTTTCATGGAAAGGCAGAAATGTCAGACCAAGGTCATCACTCAGACCTGCAAAATACTCACATAGAGCACCATTTTGtctaaagttttatttttgtgactTTCCAATGAGTGTTTGATTCACATCTTTGGGAAGGAACCAAAAATTGGACTCTGAGCATGAAGCGAGTTCTGCAGAATTATGACAGGATAGAGAGGCCAGTCTGCCCATCTAATGTCATGGCAGAGAACACATTCCTATGAGCTGCAGACCTGAAGGTGGTGCAGGTAAAGTCTGTCACATGCTGTCACTTATTTATAGCAGCATCCTGAGGTACAGCTCAGCCATCAGAATCAGCTGTATGAATAAAAGTGCTTGTAAAGATTAGACTCGTCCTTCAAGGAAGCACAATGTTTCTGAGTAGGGTAGAAGGAACAATCACCACTCCTAAAATTCTATTTATCTGTGGCTGGGGTGATGGATTGTTTCTGAAGGTCACCAGCAGACAGCActccagccttgctgctgcctcTCACTGATTCATCTTCCCACCAGCGAGGGAGGCAAGCACAAGCAGGCAGCAGCGCACTGCTTTGGCAGCTAGACAGTACATGCCAACTGTGGTGTGAAGCATCACGTTATGACTATCTTGGTAGGAGGTTCCAAGCATCCCCGATGGTCCTTGGCTCTGCTGGACAGAGCAGGGTAGAGAGCAGAGATGAACTGCAACAATTACCAAGACCTTCATATCACTCAAATTGTCCAGCCTGGCAGTGAGTATGGGCTCATAATGATCGGGTTTCCCTGAAGGAACTGCTGTACCAGtcctcttccccggggctcccagCAAGCCTCCCTGGGCTGATGtgttttgctatttcttttgcCAGCAGCTCCACCTGCTGGCACCGGAAaggctccctgctctgccctgtgACCATCGTGTCCCCAGTACCAAGTCGCTTTTCTATTGTCACATCCCATCTTCAGCTCCCTTTGGGAGGGGGAACTTCCTACAGACCATCTCTAGCATCTACTCAGCCTTCTCCAGTTCTTGCATCTAATCCTTCCTGAACGTCCAATGTACTTTGGACAGAAATCTGACCCCTCCTAAGCTGGGCCATTGTAATTGGCAAGCAGCACATGGGTAATGTGTAACGTACTGTTCTAGCGAGGAAGGGGAATTAATCTTTTAATTCAAAAACATTCAGCTGCTTGGAGCCTGTCCTGaggcatgctttttcttttctggttctGCAGCTGCCAAGAACTCTAATTCCGGGTGCACATGGAAACACTCTAAGCCCTTCTGAGACAgagttttctctacctcttccacAGTGGAATGATCAAAAGCTAATATCTGTGAGGAATCCTTTGCTGATTTCAACGAGGTCCTCAAAGATCAGGAGAATGATCCCACCTGTGAGAATGTGAACTACTTAGTGGGCTTTTCTTCACTGTAGATAGCTTTGGAATCTGTGAGGACACTGGAAGGGGTCTTTAAGCAGTCAGTCATTGAAGAGtactaattaaattaatttaaataattacataaattaaaaacattttaatgggGGAGAGTATGGTGTTTCTTGATGACCTTCAGCTTCTGGAAGGAACTATCAGGTTAAGGTATTATGTATTTAAGTTTCAATTTTGCATGCGTGATTTCTTTGTCTTCCTCAATATCTGTAAAGGGGATTTATTTATACATAAGACATCATCCTCCAGTtcaaaaaggaatgaaaaagtaAGCTTAGCTTTGAAAAATAACCACAGACTGGATTTGGTAGTAGGCTGGATACAAACAAATTTGCTCTCGGTAGGGTAAAAGGTCATGCTCATTGAGGAGTGTAAGGAAGGCTTAGCATGCATGTGCAATGCCTCACTATTAAAAATTGAGGCTTGTAACAAAGGTATATATGCAGAGGATTAAACCTTGGAGGTTCTTCTTTAAACACAAAGGTTTACCAGCTCTTTAAACCCCAGACTTCTTAGAATTATGCAGTCTTGTAATAGGCTTCTTGGAAAAGCTTGAACATGCACAAAAGCATAAAACTGCTACCATTGCAGTAAGCGCTAGCTCAGTGACACAAGCTTGTCTCTTCAAGACCATTATTTTTGTTGACTAAGCAGAGAACAGTAAATGCTTCTGTTACCAAAGCTTGAagtaaaaacatttccaaaggtTTTCTGTGTAAAAGTCTGTTGCatagggagatttttttttcccaacccacaattcaaaaatcaaaataaaacaccaTATCCTTTAGTAAATAGAAGTTACTTAATTCTGGAGATGCAAAAAGATATGTAATATCAATGGTCAGCTATATGACTGTTTCAAATCATACTTACTGCTAAAATGCTGGAGTTGATATAGAACAGCATGCTAACTGCTTGAATGTTGCCACATTTTTCCACACTTACTGATCTAGTGCATTTTGTAGCCTGGTTTACTAAAAACCCTGGAAAAAAGTCACAAAGTATTACCAAATGAAATTAAAGAGTAAttatgaaaagcagaaataaaaaacaacataaaaacctCAAGTATAAGCAAAAGCGAAAGTAAACAGTTTCTCTTGCAGATAAAGTTTTATGTGAGCTATAAAGAATGATACTTTCTTAGATTCTCCAAAACCGCTATGAGACAAAATATCACTCCTTAACAATAGAAGCTTAATAAAAGCTAGAAGATTTATGATTTCATTTTTGAGatctcagaagattttttttctttcacaagagACTTCCATTTTCCTATGGTCATCATCATGATTGTTATTATACCGTATTTAGAAATAACAGTGAGTTTTGGAAAATGCAGATGTGTGTATTTGGTTGTGGATtctttttggttgggttttttttcccctccctccccatctgCAGATTTTCAGGAAACTGGGTGAAAGGTTAAAATGTAGGGCTCAAGCCTGCAAGTCTGACTTGACTTGCATTCAGGCTGTGAAAGGAACCTCATTATACCAGAGGGACATCTTACAAAGGTTGCCCAGTTAGGTCTTGCTTTGCCTCTTCCCTCATGGTGCCACCCTTATACTATTTTATTAAATCAATTATGCCAAATAGGATGTCTTATTGTTGGATAAACAACCCACTAACAAGACTCTCAAGGATTTACATATCTAACTTTGAATGTTTAATATAGATGCAATGCAAATTCCAATCtatgtccaaaaaaaccccagagaaacagaagctatttgaaaaacatttgttCATGAATCTTTATCTGATTCTACATTTGTATGTGTGCCAATTTACTGACTGATTAAGCTCAAGTCAGAGCAGAATACTCTAAAGCAAATAAATTGGAattcaaatgcattttctaaCCTGCAGGATTCACATCAGAGCACCAAGAGGAGACAACAGGACTAGGTAGTCTTAGAAATGCATCCACTGTCTGTATAGGAACACCATACTGCCAAATAAAACAACGTATTCAAGTATATAGGTGTGTTTCAGTTCATGGAAACTTTTAAAGCATTTGTATTATTAACAATAAATCTGAATAAAAGAAGTACTTATTTCCACTATCTCTGTCAATACTGTATACTACTTTGTGCATCAATTCTTAAGCCACTGCTAACAGCTCTATGTTTACAATCGCAAAACAGctacttatttttcaaagaacttAAAAATCTAGTTCACTTTTTAAGTAAGCTAACACAAAACGCTACActtcttatttttacatttctataTTTAAAGACCAAAATAAAGTTTGTCTTTTCCAgaagaactgcattttttttttaaagtagatgcAAACAATGCTCACTTGTGCTTTTATGGAACAATCTAATACTAATCGAATCAGATAATTATTTACCTTGTATCTGTAAGTTTCATTTGCATCAGAAGGATTTTGAGCATCTGTGTTCATATTCCAGCTGTCAGGCTCAGCACTGAAGGAAGCACTTCCAAACTGTTTAAGCAACTGATCAAAAGTTTCAGAAGTAGG
Above is a genomic segment from Harpia harpyja isolate bHarHar1 chromosome 9, bHarHar1 primary haplotype, whole genome shotgun sequence containing:
- the TCTN1 gene encoding tectonic-1; protein product: MAAALRLGAVFFLLLPLRAAEPSVELAASSASPAAPPEIRAAARARTRSRPAPVTDVAKLCVCDLLVAQCDVNCCCDPDCSAADFSLFTTCSVPIVTGDSRLCSQKAAIYSLDVEADPPERIFKLIDQVNPSVFCIHATNYKQALSFSSPEMPTSETFDQLLKQFGSASFSAEPDSWNMNTDAQNPSDANETYRYKYGVPIQTVDAFLRLPSPVVSSWCSDVNPAGFLVNQATKCTRSVSVEKCGNIQAVSMLFYINSSILAVPKSSQMVNITVQSIVVQSLNGMRTLLNGSDVLRLPLILDELCINIVFGVSYHITYTDAGEIIEAAASFVLGAINKEVLSIQQSFEISFTQVNTKPVPLSGNPGYVVGLPIRAGFRPQGSGIIQNTNKYSQLTILQSTSNQDCLAAQGTRTPILFGYNMISGCKLRITADMKCQPLTQTLLDLLKGQSFPEYVASFGNSQAQDVLDWVPITHLHTSEQSSCQIPVSLEIEVKWTKYGSLVNPQARIVNVTATITTATAKQLPSGRERTIPIISSVVFTDISSPAEPGYKAWPTINAKLPFDFFFPFV